The Acetivibrio saccincola genome window below encodes:
- the istA gene encoding IS21 family transposase: protein MIGIEQYRKILEYKALGLAQTKTAKALGITYSSVSKYWNMSEEDYVREAEKERYHMDNYRQYILEHLKICPQMRDTNIYLKLVEAFPDLQVKRATFYRYMKALREQHGYPHASKRKTSPREISPPGYEAQADFGQYKLKDMYGRIVRIYFFCMVLSYSRMKFVYFSPDPFTTKTAIKAHNYAFQYFGGRTQTILYDIDRVYVVSENLGNIIFVPAFEEYVRRIGYSVSLCRPRDPQSKGKVEEVIGYIKQSFLEGRIYTGIDSLNSAALAWLDREGNGRIHTVTRKVPREMFMEEQKYLFHVKPYSEVSSTVASFDKDGVVSYKGNRYQINTGMMDAHKRIRIEDDGEMLLFYDAETNDLLAKYPVTEDTGQLFKPEENYRRDRVSLTIIKQYFAEYQIAQEFIRRMEQQQPKYFNTHCIRLYRMTKFYTIGQLLDGIEYCIDTERCSAYELLAYLMYQYGEHIAKKFLPNQQYFNHLARSKEIRREIDG, encoded by the coding sequence ATGATTGGAATCGAGCAATACCGAAAAATCCTGGAGTACAAAGCACTTGGACTTGCTCAGACAAAAACCGCAAAAGCACTGGGGATAACCTATTCTTCTGTCAGCAAATACTGGAATATGAGCGAAGAAGATTATGTAAGGGAAGCTGAAAAGGAAAGGTACCACATGGATAACTACCGTCAGTACATACTGGAACATTTGAAAATTTGTCCACAAATGAGGGATACAAACATCTATCTCAAATTGGTGGAGGCCTTCCCTGATCTACAAGTTAAACGAGCTACATTCTACCGCTATATGAAAGCCTTAAGGGAACAGCACGGGTATCCGCATGCCAGTAAACGTAAAACCTCACCCCGTGAAATTTCTCCACCGGGATATGAAGCGCAGGCGGATTTTGGTCAATACAAACTTAAGGATATGTACGGGCGAATTGTACGAATATATTTCTTTTGCATGGTGCTGAGTTATAGCAGAATGAAATTTGTTTATTTTTCACCAGATCCCTTTACAACCAAAACAGCCATTAAAGCTCATAACTATGCATTCCAATATTTTGGAGGAAGAACACAGACTATTCTTTATGACATTGACCGTGTCTATGTAGTCAGTGAAAATCTGGGGAATATCATATTCGTACCAGCCTTTGAAGAATATGTTAGGCGTATAGGTTACAGTGTTTCGCTATGTAGACCAAGAGATCCTCAAAGTAAAGGCAAGGTTGAAGAGGTGATTGGATACATAAAGCAAAGTTTTCTTGAGGGCAGGATATACACCGGAATTGATAGCCTTAACAGTGCTGCCCTTGCATGGTTAGATAGGGAAGGCAACGGGCGAATACATACTGTGACCAGAAAAGTGCCGCGTGAAATGTTCATGGAAGAGCAAAAATACCTGTTCCATGTCAAACCTTATTCCGAAGTATCAAGCACTGTTGCCTCCTTTGATAAGGATGGAGTGGTAAGTTATAAAGGCAACCGTTATCAGATTAATACAGGTATGATGGATGCTCATAAACGCATTCGCATCGAAGATGATGGTGAAATGCTTTTGTTCTATGATGCTGAAACAAATGATTTATTGGCTAAATATCCAGTCACAGAAGATACCGGGCAGTTGTTCAAACCAGAAGAAAATTACAGGAGAGACAGGGTTTCTTTAACCATCATAAAACAATATTTTGCAGAATACCAAATAGCTCAGGAATTCATTCGCCGGATGGAGCAGCAACAGCCGAAATATTTTAATACACATTGCATTCGATTATACCGGATGACAAAGTTTTATACAATTGGACAATTGCTTGATGGAATAGAATACTGCATTGATACTGAACGCTGCAGTGCCTATGAGCTTTTGGCTTATCTCATGTATCAGTACGGAGAGCATATAGCTAAGAAGTTTTTGCCGAATCAGCAGTATTTTAACCATTTGGCGAGGAGTAAAGAAATAAGGAGGGAAATCGATGGCTGA
- a CDS encoding ATP-binding protein, translated as MADITEIRELAQKLNLWNIARGYIDLNDEKLSNLDYLKMVLEKELEIRARQKHTKLRKASKLPNKAFDASNSNKGLKWQIKQLSNLTWIKEEQNLILLGKCGTGKSGLAAQLGETAISNGYKTYYAPFDNFIAVAEKKATNPKAEAIFSYMQECDLIIIDDVFYVEPTRAELQVFYRAVTFLNETRSIIFITNRELSAWIDAAEDKHLCQTLLDRMTVNCQIVRLTDK; from the coding sequence ATGGCTGATATAACAGAAATCCGTGAATTAGCTCAAAAACTTAATCTTTGGAATATCGCAAGGGGATACATTGATTTGAACGATGAGAAACTATCAAACCTTGACTATCTTAAGATGGTGTTAGAAAAAGAATTGGAGATTAGGGCCAGACAAAAACACACCAAGCTGAGGAAGGCAAGTAAGCTTCCAAACAAAGCATTTGACGCATCGAACTCAAACAAGGGCTTAAAATGGCAGATTAAACAGTTATCCAACCTGACATGGATTAAGGAAGAGCAAAACTTAATCCTGCTGGGAAAATGCGGGACGGGTAAGAGTGGTCTTGCAGCGCAGCTTGGAGAAACTGCAATCAGCAATGGATATAAAACCTATTATGCGCCTTTTGATAATTTTATCGCAGTGGCAGAAAAGAAAGCCACAAATCCAAAAGCAGAAGCGATCTTTTCTTATATGCAGGAATGTGACTTAATTATTATTGATGATGTCTTTTATGTGGAACCAACCAGGGCAGAACTGCAGGTTTTCTACCGGGCAGTTACCTTTCTTAATGAAACCAGAAGCATTATTTTTATAACCAATCGTGAACTGTCGGCATGGATAGATGCAGCCGAAGACAAGCATCTTTGCCAGACTTTATTGGACAGAATGACGGTCAATTGTCAAATTGTTCGTTTGACTGACAAGTAA
- a CDS encoding terminase large subunit, giving the protein MRKLKRYKPTKFMAEGSRYDKEAADAAVAFINCLKHTKGEWYGMSFEFIDWQEQIVRDIFGVLKPNGYRQFNTAYVEIPKKQGKSELAAAIALYLTCGDFEHGGEVYGCASDRQQASIVFDVAVDMVEQCPALKSRIKPMLSQKRLVYRPLGSFYQVLSAEAYTKHGLNVHGVVFDELHAQPNRDLYDVMLHGSGDARKQPVFFLITTAGTDRNSICWEVHQKAEDILQGRKIDPTFYPVIYSAADTDDWASEKVWRKVNPSLGITVDIEKLRVACENAKQNPAEENLFRQLRLNQWVKQSVRWMPMDKWDRCAFPVDAESLRGRICYGGLDLSSTTDVTAFVLVFPPLDESDKYQILSFFWIPQDNIDQRVRRDHVPYDVWERQGFLYTTEGNVVHYGFIETFIEELGMKYNIREIAFDRWGAVQMTQNLEALGFTVVPFGQGFKDMSPPTKELMKLTLEERIAHGGHPVLRWMMDNIFVKTDPAGNIKPDKEKSSERIDGAVALIMALDCALRHSRESFGSVYDERGLLFI; this is encoded by the coding sequence CTGCGGAAGTTAAAGCGATATAAACCAACAAAGTTTATGGCGGAAGGTTCCCGATACGACAAGGAAGCGGCGGACGCCGCCGTTGCTTTTATCAACTGCCTGAAGCATACCAAGGGCGAATGGTACGGAATGTCTTTTGAGTTCATTGACTGGCAGGAGCAGATTGTCAGGGATATATTTGGCGTCTTGAAACCGAACGGATACCGGCAGTTCAACACCGCCTATGTAGAAATCCCAAAAAAACAGGGGAAGAGCGAGCTTGCGGCGGCCATCGCCTTATACCTGACCTGCGGCGATTTCGAGCATGGCGGCGAGGTGTATGGCTGCGCATCAGACCGGCAGCAGGCTTCCATCGTGTTTGACGTAGCGGTGGACATGGTGGAGCAGTGCCCGGCATTAAAGTCCCGGATTAAACCGATGCTGTCGCAGAAACGGCTGGTATACAGGCCGCTTGGAAGCTTCTATCAGGTGCTTTCGGCGGAGGCGTATACGAAGCATGGGCTGAATGTCCATGGCGTGGTATTTGATGAGCTGCATGCGCAGCCGAACCGCGATCTGTATGATGTAATGCTTCACGGATCTGGTGATGCAAGAAAACAGCCGGTGTTTTTCCTGATTACAACCGCTGGCACCGACCGCAATTCCATCTGCTGGGAGGTGCATCAAAAGGCAGAAGATATCCTGCAGGGACGAAAGATAGACCCGACTTTCTACCCGGTTATTTACAGCGCAGCCGATACAGACGACTGGGCAAGTGAAAAGGTGTGGAGAAAGGTCAATCCGTCATTAGGCATTACAGTGGACATCGAAAAACTGAGGGTGGCTTGTGAAAATGCCAAGCAAAACCCCGCAGAGGAAAATTTATTCCGTCAGCTCCGCTTAAATCAGTGGGTGAAGCAATCGGTGCGCTGGATGCCTATGGACAAATGGGACAGGTGCGCCTTCCCCGTCGATGCGGAAAGCTTGCGCGGTCGCATCTGCTACGGCGGGCTTGACCTGTCATCCACAACTGATGTTACCGCCTTTGTACTGGTGTTTCCGCCGCTGGATGAATCGGACAAATATCAGATCCTGTCTTTTTTCTGGATACCGCAGGACAATATCGACCAGCGCGTGCGGCGGGATCATGTGCCATATGACGTCTGGGAGCGGCAGGGCTTTTTATACACCACCGAGGGCAATGTGGTGCATTACGGTTTCATCGAGACTTTTATTGAGGAGCTTGGCATGAAATACAATATCAGAGAAATCGCCTTCGACCGCTGGGGCGCGGTGCAGATGACGCAGAACCTCGAAGCTTTGGGCTTTACCGTCGTTCCGTTCGGTCAGGGCTTCAAGGACATGTCCCCGCCTACAAAGGAACTGATGAAGCTGACATTGGAAGAACGCATTGCCCATGGCGGACATCCGGTGCTGCGCTGGATGATGGACAATATCTTTGTCAAAACCGACCCGGCCGGAAACATAAAGCCTGATAAGGAAAAATCCAGCGAGAGAATAGACGGCGCTGTTGCGCTTATTATGGCGCTTGACTGCGCTTTACGACATAGCAGAGAGAGTTTCGGTTCAGTTTATGATGAACGCGGGCTTTTATTTATATAA
- a CDS encoding type II toxin-antitoxin system Phd/YefM family antitoxin, with protein MPKIIPIRDLKNTSEISQMCHESDEPIFVTKNGYGDMVIMSMKMYEEKMFMSDVYRKLNVAEEQLSEGKILDGDESLKSIKEKYNV; from the coding sequence ATGCCAAAAATTATTCCAATTCGCGATTTAAAAAATACAAGTGAGATTTCACAGATGTGCCATGAATCGGATGAGCCTATTTTTGTAACTAAAAACGGATACGGGGATATGGTTATCATGAGCATGAAAATGTATGAAGAAAAGATGTTCATGTCCGATGTGTACCGTAAGCTGAATGTTGCTGAAGAGCAATTGTCGGAGGGGAAAATACTTGACGGGGATGAATCTCTGAAGAGTATAAAAGAAAAGTACAATGTATAA
- a CDS encoding type II toxin-antitoxin system RelE/ParE family toxin, with product MYKLVVTELAHQDLDSIISYIAIQLANPAAASDFLYEVDKCYGYLKSNPVMYSKCNDSRLEKEGYRKAIIKNYILVYKIDETNKTVIVLRFFYGARDYAKLL from the coding sequence ATGTATAAGCTGGTTGTCACAGAACTTGCTCATCAGGATTTGGATAGTATTATATCGTACATTGCCATCCAATTGGCAAATCCGGCGGCTGCGTCAGATTTTCTTTACGAGGTTGACAAGTGTTACGGCTATCTGAAAAGCAATCCGGTGATGTATTCCAAATGTAACGATAGCCGGTTGGAAAAAGAAGGGTACCGCAAGGCCATCATAAAAAACTATATCCTTGTCTATAAAATAGATGAGACCAATAAAACGGTTATTGTTTTACGATTCTTCTACGGCGCCAGGGATTATGCCAAATTGTTGTAA
- a CDS encoding IS4 family transposase yields the protein MSIISHKMKAENRFSMTVDNFFKKFSVGSLLKQANAYKEKGVPCVKVFKVLFKLVFTGMNLFMNYETENSDIPFAKDVAYRFLNSMHINWQRFLLLLSAKVINHHIAPLTTDERADAFVIDDSFFSRTRSKAVELLCWVKDHADGNKNKKGFRMLTLGWTDGNSFVPVAFNLLSSANSKVRINPARQCIDKRTVGFKRRQNALTTSPESALSMLKQAMSVGIKAKYVLFDSWFSFPATIIKICKMNLNVIAMLKDTPKIYYTFNGEKKSLREIYRTVRKRRGRAKYLASVAVELHDKEDNLVPAKIVFVRDRRNRSKWLALISTDMNLPESEIIRIYGKRWDIEVFFKMCKSYLKLAKEFQGRSYDMMVAHTTIVFSRYIMLAVENRNNTDLRTIGALFYYCCDELEDIKFVEALQLIIEALKVTLQEKLFLSKETINELLGYFVSSLPDYIKAKLSVVSCES from the coding sequence ATGTCTATTATATCACATAAGATGAAAGCAGAAAATAGGTTTTCTATGACAGTTGATAACTTTTTCAAAAAGTTTTCTGTAGGCTCATTGCTAAAACAGGCAAATGCATATAAAGAAAAGGGTGTCCCTTGTGTCAAAGTTTTCAAAGTATTATTCAAACTTGTTTTTACAGGTATGAACTTGTTTATGAATTATGAAACCGAAAATTCTGATATACCATTTGCAAAGGATGTAGCCTACAGATTCCTGAATTCTATGCATATCAACTGGCAGAGATTTCTCTTGTTACTTTCTGCTAAGGTTATAAACCATCATATTGCTCCATTAACAACAGATGAACGAGCTGATGCATTTGTGATAGATGATTCCTTCTTTAGCAGGACAAGAAGCAAAGCGGTAGAACTCCTATGCTGGGTCAAAGATCATGCTGATGGTAATAAAAACAAAAAAGGCTTTCGTATGCTTACTCTTGGTTGGACAGACGGCAATTCATTTGTTCCTGTAGCCTTTAACCTCTTAAGTTCAGCGAATTCAAAGGTTCGTATCAATCCAGCGAGACAATGTATAGATAAAAGAACTGTTGGGTTTAAACGTCGTCAAAATGCCTTGACTACTTCGCCGGAATCTGCTCTTTCAATGCTGAAACAAGCTATGTCTGTGGGCATTAAGGCAAAATACGTCCTGTTTGACAGTTGGTTCTCCTTTCCGGCTACTATTATCAAGATTTGCAAAATGAATCTTAATGTAATAGCCATGTTAAAAGACACGCCAAAGATTTACTACACGTTCAATGGTGAAAAGAAATCATTACGCGAGATATACCGAACTGTCAGGAAACGTAGAGGAAGGGCAAAATACCTGGCGTCTGTCGCGGTAGAACTGCACGACAAAGAAGATAACCTTGTTCCAGCAAAAATTGTCTTTGTACGTGACCGAAGAAATAGGAGCAAATGGCTGGCTCTAATTTCAACGGATATGAATCTTCCTGAGTCAGAGATAATCAGGATATATGGAAAACGCTGGGACATCGAGGTATTCTTTAAAATGTGCAAGTCATACTTAAAGCTTGCAAAGGAATTCCAAGGCCGTTCGTACGATATGATGGTTGCCCATACTACTATTGTTTTTTCAAGGTACATCATGTTAGCGGTTGAAAACCGCAATAATACTGATTTGCGTACGATTGGTGCTTTGTTCTACTACTGCTGCGATGAACTTGAGGATATCAAATTTGTTGAGGCATTGCAGCTCATAATAGAAGCTTTAAAAGTAACTTTACAGGAAAAACTGTTTTTGTCAAAGGAGACAATTAACGAACTTTTGGGCTACTTTGTCTCTTCTTTGCCCGATTATATCAAGGCAAAGCTATCAGTTGTTTCCTGCGAAAGTTGA
- the pepF gene encoding oligoendopeptidase F, translated as MGSLPKRDEIDKKYKWNLEDIYENVDIWEEDFKKIENSIDNIVKYKGTLQESAEKLLECLKLRDELMSSCEKLFVFARMKKDEDNAVSLYQGLADRASNLYTKIYAATSFIVPEIIAMEEDVLKKYINSLDGLKIYQHHFNEILRQKEHVLSDKEEELLALTSEFSGSSREIFTMFNNADIKFPFIKDEDGKETELTKGRYIMFLESRDRRVRKDAFYALYDTYQKYKNSFAAMLSGSVKSDKFYAAARKYNSSLEASLDEDNINTKVYDNLIETVDKNLHLLQRYLKLRKKALKLDELNMYDLYVPIVETPKKEFPYEDALKLVENGLKPLGEEYIKYLKEGFTNGWIDVYENQGKTGGAYSWGSYKTHPYVLLNYQGTINDVFTIAHEMGHALHTYYTNKTQPYIYSEYKIFVAEVASTVNESLLIRYMLDNTDDKTEKAYLLNHYLEQFRGTVFRQTMFAEFEKIIHGKYQNGEALTAESLSKIYLDLNKKYFEPEVNVNEDISIEWARIPHFYTSFYVYKYATGFSAATAISNMILNEGSPAVERYIEFLKGGNSDYPLELLKKAGVDLSTPKPVQDALDVFEKTVEELESILV; from the coding sequence ATGGGTTCACTTCCAAAAAGAGATGAAATAGACAAGAAGTATAAATGGAATCTTGAAGATATATATGAAAATGTTGACATTTGGGAGGAGGACTTTAAGAAAATAGAAAATAGCATTGATAATATAGTTAAGTACAAAGGTACGCTGCAGGAAAGTGCGGAAAAACTTTTGGAATGCCTTAAACTAAGAGATGAACTTATGTCTTCCTGCGAAAAACTTTTTGTCTTTGCAAGAATGAAAAAGGACGAGGACAATGCTGTCTCCCTGTACCAGGGTCTTGCTGACAGGGCTTCAAACCTTTATACAAAAATTTATGCTGCCACCTCCTTTATCGTTCCTGAAATAATAGCAATGGAAGAAGATGTTTTGAAAAAATACATTAACTCACTTGACGGGCTTAAAATATATCAGCACCACTTCAACGAAATTTTAAGACAAAAGGAACATGTACTGTCAGACAAAGAAGAAGAACTTTTAGCCCTTACTTCTGAATTTTCAGGTTCTTCAAGAGAAATCTTTACAATGTTCAATAATGCGGATATAAAATTTCCCTTTATAAAAGATGAAGACGGAAAGGAAACGGAACTTACAAAGGGAAGGTATATTATGTTTTTGGAAAGCAGGGACAGAAGGGTTAGAAAAGATGCATTTTATGCTCTTTACGATACATATCAAAAATATAAAAATTCTTTTGCTGCCATGCTGTCCGGCTCTGTAAAATCAGATAAATTTTATGCTGCGGCAAGAAAATACAACTCTTCTTTGGAGGCATCCTTAGATGAAGACAACATAAACACTAAAGTTTATGACAATTTAATTGAAACTGTGGACAAAAACCTGCACCTTCTTCAAAGGTACTTAAAACTCCGCAAGAAAGCATTAAAGTTAGATGAGCTGAATATGTATGATCTTTATGTTCCCATTGTTGAAACACCTAAAAAGGAATTTCCCTATGAAGACGCCTTAAAACTAGTTGAAAACGGTCTTAAGCCTTTAGGGGAAGAATATATAAAATACTTAAAAGAAGGATTTACAAACGGATGGATAGATGTTTATGAAAACCAGGGCAAAACCGGCGGGGCATATTCCTGGGGCAGCTATAAAACCCATCCTTATGTTCTTTTAAATTATCAGGGAACTATAAACGATGTATTTACCATTGCTCATGAAATGGGGCACGCCCTTCACACTTATTACACAAACAAAACCCAGCCTTATATATACTCAGAATATAAAATTTTCGTAGCAGAGGTGGCATCTACCGTAAACGAATCCCTGCTTATAAGGTATATGCTGGATAATACAGATGACAAAACGGAAAAGGCATATCTTTTAAACCACTATTTAGAACAGTTCAGAGGCACTGTTTTCAGGCAAACTATGTTTGCGGAATTTGAAAAAATAATTCACGGAAAATATCAAAACGGTGAAGCCCTTACGGCAGAAAGTTTAAGTAAGATATACCTTGACCTTAACAAAAAATATTTTGAGCCGGAAGTAAACGTAAACGAGGACATTAGTATAGAGTGGGCAAGGATTCCTCATTTTTACACGAGTTTTTATGTTTATAAATATGCAACGGGATTTTCAGCTGCCACAGCCATTTCAAATATGATTTTAAATGAAGGTTCTCCTGCAGTAGAACGGTATATTGAGTTTTTAAAAGGAGGTAATTCAGATTATCCTTTGGAACTTCTTAAAAAAGCCGGAGTGGATTTATCCACGCCAAAACCGGTGCAGGATGCTTTAGATGTATTCGAAAAGACGGTTGAAGAACTTGAAAGCATATTAGTTTAA